A window of Physeter macrocephalus isolate SW-GA chromosome 6, ASM283717v5, whole genome shotgun sequence genomic DNA:
GGAAAGGGCTGGAAGGGGTCCTCCCACCTCCCAGAGCAGCTGGCACGGCTGACcccaaatttataaaaagaaaaatatacaagtatatgtgtgtatttatgcacacagaaaaaaagctgaaatgaCACTCAGTGTCCATCAATTACCATAGGTGTTCTGTGCTTCCCCAGTTCACACCTACTGGCCAGGTTAACGTCTCAGGCCTGGAGGAAGTCCACGCTTGTTCTCCTGACAAGCACCGCACCTCCCTCTGCATACGGTGAGCCCAAATGTCTTGGAAGGCTGAGCAACACGCGTATATATCTGACCCAAggctcataaaaagaaaaacatatatgtatatatttatgtgcaaAGAAACAAGACGGGGATGATACACTTTGAAATGCAAAAATGACGCTCACAGGTGCTTAGGTCAGGTGTATCTTCTAACCCGTATCTGCATTTTCTAGTCTTTCTACACTGAATGTGTAATTCTGAATGTGATTTTTCTTGAACtaaggaaaagacaaaataaacagcTCCCGGGGGGCAACTCCATCATCTGCACCCGTGTGTGGACACAGCGTTAATGCTGACCCAGGCTGCTCTCTTACCTAATGAGTCTCTGAGGCGCGGTGTCTTCTATTCTGAACGGTCTCTTCTCGCACAAGTTTCGAAATTCGCGGAAATTTAACGTGACGCTGAGCCTCAAGCCAAGAAGGCCCAGGAATCGCTCGAAATCCTCGTCCTTCGGGTTGAAGAGCAGGTGCTGCAACAGCCGATGAAGGTCGTGCATGGTGACGATGCCATCCCTGTCCCTGTCCATCTTAAAGAAGGCCGCGTAGGGGTCCTAGAGCCAAAAACGCAGCGTCAAAGCCTGTCCCCCGGAACCTGACgacatccccccacccctgccccccgcgCCGCGGACCCATCTCCAAAGCGAGGAAGCAGCCGTGTTTCGACTTGGCTTTTTGGAGGTTTCAGCGCTCCAGGAATATCCTTGCCATGATTTGCTTTCCCCAGGAAATGATGAACTATGTCCTCAGGTGCCCTCCTTTAATGCAAAGAGTTCAGGAAAAGGGACAAGAAAGGTGTTTCCTTCCCTTCTGCTCCCTTGGCCTCTGGGACGGGTACTTCTAGTACCAGAAGTAAGAATGAGTACGCTGGAGCTTTCCAGGGCATATAAAAATCTTGCCCTCAAGTTTTTATACAACTTCCATAATGTTTAGCAACTTCTGTCCACGGGAAAGGCAGCGCTGTGCTGAACTCACCCTGAGTTTGCCGCCCAGAGGCTGGGCCCTGTTTTGATGCCTGTGCTGAAGGCCCCGCCTGAAATCTGCCTCTGTGTCTGCAGGTCGTGCTGCACGAGGGCGgtgattcccattttgcagatggggaaacagaggcctgCAGGGAACTTGTGGTCGAGACCAGGCTGCACAGCTCAGGGCACACCCTGGAGGCGGGCTGCTTAGTTTCAAAGACCAGCTCTGCCGGCTACTAGCAGAGTGACCAAGGGCAAGAGACTTAACCCTGCCAGGCTTCTCATGTATAACGGGAGGAGTATAAAGTCCCTGCCTCcggggtggttgtgaggatcgAATGTGCTAAGGAGGCGAGGCACTTAGGAGGTGACTGACAGGTTTCCTAAGGGCTCTAAAACGTTGTTACTATTACTGTTGCCTGAGGTCGGACAGCAAGTGCCTGGCGGCAGGACCCGAATCAGGTCTGTCGGGCCAACACCCCGCGGCCCCCCCGCGACCCTGCGTCTCAGGCTTGGGGACCTGCAGCCGCTGTGGCCCCAGCACCCCTGCTGCCATCAGCCCCTGAGGCGGCCCCATCCACGGATCTCTCTGGCTACTTCGGAGGCCCTGCCTGTACCTTCACGTCCCAGGACCCTCCACAGAGGTCACGTCAGGCAAGCCCTGCCACGACTCGAGCGTCCAGTTCAAACCTTTTGGGATTTTGTGGCAAGATCTATCCGTACTCACTCACTTGTTCTTTCACCAAAAATTACTCAGCACTGACACATGCAATCACTGCACTAAATACGGTGGGAACCGACTTCAAGTGCTGACCCTACCTCTCAGAGATGCCACCGTCCAGCGGCCTCTTCTCCAGGAGCACCGCCGGCCGGGGCTGTAGGCCCGTCTCTTTGCTGCTGGTTCCCTCCACGTCACAGCTCCAGGTCCTCCAGAGCCTCCAAACCCGCTCTCCAAGGGTATCTACCCTTGGATGTCAAAACGAGCAAGGCCGAAATCAAACTCCTGGCCTCCGCTGGACCCAGCTCGTCCTCCGGGTCCGTCCAGCTCGTCCCCCGGGTCCTTCCAGCTCGTCCCCCGGGTCCATCCAGCTCGTCCCCCTGGTCCTTCCAGCTCGTCCCCCGGGTCCGTCCAGCTCGTCCCCCGGGTCCTTCCAGCTCGTCCCCCGGGTCCTTCCAGCTCGTCAAGTGGCAGCGCCTTCTTTCTGTTGCTCAGACCACAAACCTAGGGCGCGTCCCCGGGTCCTCCCTTTGCCTCACACCCCGCATCCAATCTGCCCACACAGCCATGGGTTCAGAGCTTCACTTCTCCCCGGGTCCGTCCAGCTCGTCCCCCGGGTCCTTCCAGCTCGTCCTCCGGGTCCTTCCAGCTCAAGAAGTGGCAGCGCCTTCTTTCTGTTGCTCAGACCACAAACCTAGGGCGCGTCCCCGGGTCCTCCCTTTGCCTCACACCCCGCATCCAATCTGCCCACACAGCCATGGGTTCAGAGCTTCACTTCTCCCACTTCCACTGCCTCCACCCGGACCCAAGGCTCCTGGGCTTCCCGGCTGCCCCTCACCCAGCCCCCTATCCTCACAGCAGCCAGTGATACCTGTGCAGCTCAAGCCAGGACACGTCGCTCCTCTGCTCCGCCCACGGCACTCGGGGTCTAATCCTCAATCCTGACCGTGGCCCCAGCCCCTACCCCTCTGCCCTCATCTCCTCCCCGCtcgtttttttttgggggggggtgtttgTCAAATAACcctttattgaattattttcctttgcagTTCTTAACTAACTGACATTCCACTGCACCACTGTGGATGTCACCTATGGTGTCGTGAGGGTGGTGGCCATCAACACCGCAGCCCAGACTGGGCAGTCCCCAGGATCTCTGTAATGGTTCCAGAGAGTTCTCTAGCTAAAGATCGGTGCCACATCTGTTGGGCGATGTTGACAATCACATCCAAAATGATGTTTCCGCTGTGCTtaatgtttttctgcttctttctgtctcttggcAGTTCCTTGAGGGCTTTGATGATCAGGGCAGAGGCAGAAGGTACCACCTCAATCTGGGCCTGTATGTTCTGAATGGTCGGTTTCACTGTAATCCTCAGACCCTTCCAATCACCAGTTGCCTTGGTGATGTCATCACCAACCATTTTTGGAGACAGACCCAGGGGGCAGATCTTGGGGGCCAGGGCAGATGTGGCACCGACTTCCCCACTGGTGCACCTCAGGTACACGACTTTGATCTTGTTGGGGTCGAACTTAGGCAGCATGGTGGAGGCAGCTGGTGTCAGATGAACCCGGATTCGGGACGACTGAGGAAAGTTGCACCTTGGCCTCCTCCGAGCGGAGAGCCGAGAGCTACTTGCTGTTGTTGGAACATGCCAAGCCTGCCTCCGGCACCCCAGGGATTCTCCACCAGACCTGATGGGCCTCTGGGCTCTGCCCGAATGCCACCTCTCCAGGGAGGCATTTCCTGTCCCCTGTGTACAAGGGCACCACCCTGATGGGTCTCTGGCCTctcaccctgctttatttttcttcatagcacattTCACCACCTGACACTCTGGAGATTCACGTGCTCACTGTCTGCTCCCCCTCTAAAGGTAACCGTGATATCTGGGCTCTGATCCGTTCCTCGTGACAGCTCCAGTCCAGAGAGCAGTGCTTAAGAGACATCCGTGGAGTGAGGCTGGGTATGAACAATGCAGCAAATATTTCCTGGGTACCTACGATGCACCAAGCACCCTGCTAGGTACAGGGACGTACTGATAACTGGCCCCTGACATCCAGGTTCTCAGTCCAGTAGGGAAGAAAGATGTGTAAGCAAATTACAGCAAGTCGGCGTGATAAATGCAGCAAAAGGCGGGGGGAGAAGTGCTCTGACGCAGCCCTAATTGCTGGACTACAGGAACCATCTAGATGCCATGGAAACCCATATTTATAAtcttcacaaatttaaaaaatttactcagTCCCTGAATCTCAGTCTTTGACTTCCCAGCATGAAGACTCCTAATTTTACTGAAGCCAATACATGTTGGAGTGAAACAGATATTACTTCAATTCCCGGCTACGACATTTACTAGGTATGTGGCTTCGGGGAagtctctccccatctctgacCCTCCgcttcttcacctataaaatgggaacgcTAGCGCCTACTTGATAGGGTAGTTGTGGGGACTGAAACAACTGAGGCCACGTAGGTTCACTGCCTGGCATGTAAAGTGAATTCCCTTATGCAGTCAGCAAGCATCTATTTGCATGGCACGCACCGTGGTAGCCAGTTGTGTTATCGTGCCTTGCCGTCTCATGGAATTACAAGTCCCCGCACACTGCATGCCGGCAGGTGAGTGGACAGCAGCAGACCCCCCAGCAGGTCTGAAGGGCAGGAGGGAGCACCAAGAGCTTGAGAAGGACCAGCGCTTTGGTAGGAGTTGGCTGGTCACAGAGAGAGGAGGGACAATCCAGGCAAAGGAGCAGGTTGTGCAAGGCCAGGAAGCGGAGGCTGGGTGCTGGCTGGAGTGTGACGGGAGGAGGACGGGGGTCGAGAGGGGCCAGAGAGGGGCTGCAGAGCAGCCGGGCAGGACCTGGGCTCATCCTAAGAGAAGGGGGACACTCTGACCAGAGCTGCGTGTCGGGATCACCCTGCAAGGTCAGGTGTCCGAGACAGATTGTGAAGCGAAAAATGCAGCGCCAGAAGCATGCGTGTAGAAGACCCTATCTGCGCGGGGATTTTGATCctgcttgttttttaaaacatacgTGACTTCACAGACATGCGCCTGAACCTGCACGGACGCTGCCTAGAGGGTGAGGTTGAAGGTGAACCCACAAGGGCCACAGGAACCTGTCCCCAGGTCATGTCCCCAGGTCACCAAGGGGGTCTCTGTGCCTGCTCTCCTCACCACAGTCAGGGAGGGGGGACGCCCCTTGTTTGGTCACAATGAATTATTTCCTTCGACTGTTCATGGTCTTTGGCCTGGGCTATGAGGGTGAGGCTGCCTCACTCAACTGTGCTGTTGTCCGGAAACCTAACTGAGCTGAGATGGACTCATCTGGCTACAAAATCACTGGgcaaacaacagcagcagcaggattAATAGCATTTTCAACTGATACAAAATAGCCTTTTCATTATTGATGGAGCGAGAGAGTCGAGAATTTCTCATGAACGGGAACTCAATAAGGAAATAAAGTGACTGCCTTTCCACTCAACAGTCAAGACACagtgtctgggacttccctggtggcgcagtggttaagaatccgcctgccagtgcaggggccacaggtttgatctctgctccgggaagatcccacatgccgcggagcaattaagcccgtgcacctcaactactgagcctgcgctctagagcccgcgagccacaactactgagcctgcgctccagagcccacgagccacaactactgaagcccaggagccacaaccactgagcctgcgctctagagcccgcgagccacaactactgaagcccatgagccacaactactgagcccacgcacctagagtccatgctctgcaataagagaagccatcgcaataagaagcccacgcaccgcaacgaagagttgcccccacttgccgcaactagagaaagcccgcgcgcagcaacgaagacccaacgcagccaaaaataataaataaataaaataaataaatttattttttttaaaaagacacacttTTTGTCCCGTTTACATATACGCATGAGGGCAATGAGCAGCCCCCCAGGGAACCCGGATATAACCAGCACCCGAGTCTGTATCAGGCAAAGCCTGGCAATTAGGGGTTCACGTCTTTGTCTTATCTACTAGGTTATAAGTTCTTTGCAGGATGGAGTGGGTGTTCGTGAAcgtttttagttatttaaaataaagaccatctTAGGAAATACGGGACATCTGTGCGCTGTAACCAAGCTACACTGATAATAAATGTAGGAAGACGGTGGTGCCAGCAGTGAGCTTGGCTTCCCCGTGTCCCCACTGGGAAAGGTGAGTGGAAGGAGACAGGCGGGCAGGGGCCAGAACAAGGGGCCTGGGTTGCCATGGGTGAGGCAGCAGGACAAAGGCAGCAGCGGGCGATGGCCACCCGGCCCTGCTTACCAGCACAGAGGGGCTGCTGGCTCCCGTGCCTCTGCTTCCCCTTccgccctctctccctcccgccAGGCTCTCCGCCCCGTAAATGACCCCCGCCTGCTCCGTGCTCTTCTCGGCTGGGCATCACATTGGACGAAATAATGAAGACTAACCCTTCTCCTTGTCTGCTTACGGTGACCATATGTTTTCAAACCAAGAATTAGGACGTACGGTCTGATGGCTGGACCGAATAGTCAAAGTCAGAACCATGCCACAAATCCAAGCTAGACAGTCATCATAAGTGTATGTTTTAAAATGGGAGCTCAGGAATAACCAAAATGAATCTCCAATTGGCAGTCCACGCGGGGAAGATGTTTCAAGCACAGCAAACTCTGGATGCCCTGCCCCTGGGGGCTGGCTCCACCCACAGGGtgctccccacctctcctcccctggACTCGCTGGATTTTCACCTACTGAGGTGTTTGCCCCTGCACACCCTGGGGTCTCCACGCCCTGGGGTCTCCACGCCCTGGCGAGGACACATTCTAACTCCCTCGTGCCCTCTGTCCCGTTTTGTAGCTAATGTGGTCGATTTATCAATCTTCCTTCCCACTTTTATGACACTCTTTTACTTCTCAACACAAAAACATTTGAGGTCATTCCTGCCTCTGTGTTTGAATGGCTGCTATTTCTCCTGTCTTATCCATTACAGCTTCTGCATGCGAACCACGCCTCGGTCACGCAGACCTGGGAGCTTCTCCCTAAAGCCCATGACCTGTCTGCCACCTGCCTTAAGCAAGCCCACTCTTCTATTTTTCACTCCCTTCTTTTTCTGGCCAGTACATGCTGAGGGTTTAAGAGTTGGTTCAggggtcacctcctccaggaagccctccttaatgttttttttcccctgtgctcCCATAGCACAGTACCGGTCCCTCTACGGCAGCCAATCATGATGTGTCGAATtgtctgttgaccatctgtgTCTTGGGCTGGACTGAGCTCCCTGAGCAGGGCTCCCATATTCCAGCCCCAGCTTTTAGCAGAGAGTCCAGCTTACGACATGTAAGTGCACAATGCTTGTTTGGTGAGTGCAGGAGTAGAGTGGATGGAATGCCTGAAAGCATCCTGAATTCACTGTAACTCGGGGTGTCAtgccccttcccacccctccctgtcTTGTGAGGAGGGTCTCCTTACTTCTCCAAGGCCTTTGAGGAGCAGAAGGCAGACCCAGCAAAGTGGCAGCAGGGAAGGgcctcggggaggggaggggatcgCAGAGTTAAGCCCTGTCCCGGGAAGGGGAGAAAAGGCAAGCCCGAGTCTGCGGATGGAGCGCTCTGTGTCCCGATGAGCAGGACATGCTGGGGCCGCAGGGCTCACACCCGCTGCAGCTGAATGGCTGCGAGcgaggagagggcaggaggggcgTCCGGACAAGCCAAGCAGCAGAGAGGTCATGATTTACCCGGAAGGACTCCTTCAGTCGCCGGGGGAACTGTCTCAGGCACTCTTCAGCAGTTATAAAGTAGCCATCCAAGTTCCCTTTGGAAAGAACTGGAGTCTGAGATGAACTCACTTCTGGCCCGTTCATCTTAGGATCTGAAACAACGACGtaaatcaggggacttcccttaGTGGCGAGCACGGCTCTTTATTTCTATCTCAACACTTGACTTCTTCGGTCCCCAGGCCTGTTAGAGCACTACACAGTACTACGACCCTGCGGACTGAACCTAGCATGAACTCTCTTATGATCTTAGACATGTCCCCGTCACCATGAGAAGAACCTGTTCTCCAGACCACCAAGGCCATGCTCTTGCCCAGCACGTTTCCTGTCTGGCTCCTCTGTCCgtcctccagggcagggaccacatcttgCCCATCTCTCCATTCCCAGAGGCAGACAATGAGGATCCCTGCCTGTTCTGTTTCCTAGAATCAGGTCCTAAACACAGGAAAGTGTAATTCAGTCATGAGGCAGGTCCTCACCTCCTCTGTGCTAGAGCTCTCCGGACAAGTCCTGGTCTTTTGAACAACTCTAAGAGGTACAGTCTCTTCTTGAGCCCAGTTTACACACAAGGAAACCTACTCTTATGCCCATTCTCCGATGAGGAGATGGAGGCTCAAcctccccaaggtcacagggctcaCAGACATCACAGCTAACCCAGGCCCGTCGGATTCCAGAAGCCAGCCGGCTGATTACTGCCATTaggccctctctctctcctaaaaCGGAGGAAGGAGGTATAACCTCCACTTAAAAACCAACCCATTTCCATCAGGTTGTGACACTTTCAGTGTGGCCTTGTCTAAAGCCAGGCTACAACCCGGGACTTGGTTCTGGACGTGAACCTCTGCACGTGTCGCACCcacagcccccctgccccccacgtgGTCTGCAGGACGGGCAGCGGGcagggcgtctggagcctgtgggcATCCTTGAGTCCAGCCCTGAACCTGGCCTCTGCCTTACCCGTACCTGGGCCTGGAGTGGCCTCCCCGGGCTTCGCTACGCCTGGCAGATAACACCCCCCCCGCTGCTTGATCCCCTCTGCCGtgtccacccccaaccccccagcgGCCTGGAGCTGCCATCTTCCCCCACCCTCGGCATCTGGCCATATGTTGGGGGGACTGACGGAGGGCAGGGAGCGGGGAcgagggcagggaggaagctgCTGAGTGCAGGGCTCTCGCTCTGCGACAGGCTCGCCACCCTGGGACCTCAAGCAAGCGACCACTCACCCTGGGCTCCGATTTCCTCACCTCAACGGAGGATGACTCACTACAATAAACGGGggttcctttcccttcttttcattGTCCTTCAAAAAAGTCAAAACACGTAGCCAAAGAAAGTgtcaaaaatcctaaaattccaTGGCTTCCGTGTTGTCTTTTTGGGGGGTGTGGGACCTCTCTCCCTTAGGATCGGCAAATGAaatcggggggtggggggtggtgttgGATGGGTGAGGAGCCCCAGCGGCCAGCTTCTCTAGCGAGGCCCGCCACACCGCCCAGTCATCTCCCAGGCCAACCCCGGGGAAGACGGCAAAATGCAAATAGGGTTCCGGGTTCTGCCCCATCCAGCCTGCAGTGCATTTATATATCCACGGAATCATGCGTATATATGCGTGATTTCTGCAGCTTTTCCAGAGGGCTTATTTGTCTACCTAAACTTCAGTAAGAGTGGAGacaagggaggggagagatgacAGAGCCAAGAAGCGGGAGGCTGGGTGCTGGTCATCCGTCTGCCTGGCATGCGGCTGGGAGAGCAGATTAAAGAGCAGGTGGCGAACGAGAGGCCCCGCCTCCGGCCCGGACTCCACGGTGCCCAACAAATTTCCTGACAACCATGTGGGtccggggcggggggcaggaggggagggacagtggccgggtgatcttgggcaagtcactgaatctTTTAGCAACTCTGTTCCCTGATCtgcagaaagggaggaaaaacatTTGCCTTGCTGGTGCCTGGGTGTCACTAATTACAGATAACCAGCATCTGTTTTTAGGAGGAAACCCTTAAAGGACATGAGGTGTGATTGGAGGAGCATAGGCTTGGGAGTAAATTTTAGAAACCATGTGGGCTCCTACTATTTGTAGAAGGCTCTGTCCGACAAAATTCTGCACTCACGGTGcggctgagtgaaaaaaaagaggccgaaacacaaagaaaaatttttttttaaatgtctgtttcaGTCTTAGGACACACACACCGTTTCAACATCTTAGCTCACACTACTTCAACCCCAGCAGCCTAGTGGCACTACTCGGAAAGACCAGCAGGGCCACGGGTGGGAGACAGGTTTGCACTTGGCCATTAGCTACCTTCAAATCCTGTTGCAAAATCAACATAACTCATCCCTTCTTTCTTATATCCTAATTTTGCAGTCAGCAGAGCATACTGATCGTCATCCATCGGCATTCCGTTATCTTCCAGGACCTGACAAGGAAGACAAGCAAGGGGAGAGGCCGTTAGGTAGTCCCGGGGTCCCTGCCAGCCGAGCCCCTCCAGCCCTGCGGCAGGCTCACCACCATGGCCCCTGCGCTCCAGCCTGTGACTGTTACTTGTCTGCCTCCACCCAAGGCCTCCCTGTGGACGAGGCCCAGTGTCCTGGGGTTGGGGCCCAGTGCCAGGCTTGTttgttgagtgagtgagtgaacaaAGAGACAGGCGGGCGGCCGGCCTGGCTTTGGCCGGTCGGCACGGCAGCCGCTCGGGGCTGCAAGCATCGCTGCAGACCTCTTCCCTGGCCATGCCGCCCAGGTCTCCAGATTCACGTTTGCTGTGACAGCAGTGGCTTTCAAGGCTCATAAGTGAGATTTATATTCACATATATCCTAGGAAACATGAACAAGATAAAGCAAGGCAGTTTGAGGAGGGAAAACTAGAATTTTGATCGAAGTCTTATGATTGTCCACAGTTTAAACTGTAAGTTACTATGTTTTTTTGCAGGGGGATCCATGGAcaccctttttttcctctcctggtgTGATCCACTCACTGAAAGTTATCCGTGATCCCTTCATTCCAGTGCACATAACCTACTTTTTACCAGCGGTTTCTACTTCATGTGAATAGAAAATTCATACCCctggtgggcagggggtgggaagcAACCGAGAAAACGCACTTCCCTTCATTGCAAACTGAAGCAGAATCATCTAGATGACTCTTCCCAGGAGACGACGCCTTCCTAGGAGAAACTGATGAGGTGGGCTGTTCGAAGGGCACGTGACGCTGGCATCCCTTTGCCAATAGCCAGTTAGTCAACAACCTGGACAGAGCTGCCTGCCTGGAGGTGAACCTCCCAGAAGGGATGCTGAGGGGAAGAGAGGTGCGACAGAAGACAGCACCCCTGGTGTTCTCACGGTATTCatgatttaaatgagaaaaacatggcTTTCCTTCCAGAAAAGGATATTGAATCACAATTCAAATGTGTCCATGTATCTAAGGGCCAAAGACACTCAGGATGACTGGACTCTCCCAGGACAGATGCA
This region includes:
- the LOC129392178 gene encoding 60S ribosomal protein L12-like; translation: MLPKFDPNKIKVVYLRCTSGEVGATSALAPKICPLGLSPKMVGDDITKATGDWKGLRITVKPTIQNIQAQIEVVPSASALIIKALKELPRDRKKQKNIKHSGNIILDVIVNIAQQMWHRSLARELSGTITEILGTAQSGLRC